One Ardenticatenales bacterium genomic region harbors:
- a CDS encoding heavy metal translocating P-type ATPase, with product MLDEQQFQIRGMDCANCAATLEKGVAQLAGVGQCHVNFATEMMRVGGTVAPESVVARVRELGYDVAATDTPRDAAATPTPRFLAFLWQQRDTRLALLGAILILPGLLFNELLPFLGWEHPLLNVTSIAAMMVAGYPIAMSAWRALRINREININVLMTIASLGAVAIGAYTEGGLVMVLFAIGEALEGYTAQRARNAIRALMAVAPQEAVRRHVCVDCAEHLGQDGYTGGPCPFCPPSEQRVSVAALAVGDEIIVKPGERIPMDGVIISGASSVNQAPITGESMPVTKRLGDEVYAGAINLEGALILRVTHLAADNTISRVIQMVEEAQEKRAPAQRLVDRFARVYTPAVVALAVLVAAIPPLVWGQPFLNPDATTHGWLYRALALLVVACPCALVISTPVSLISAISNAARHGVLVKGGAFLEALAGVRVMAFDKTGTLTAGKPMVVMVRAVECRHSGNENCEPCDDLLALASAVEQRSEHPMAYALVQASAARGVQHRYAADDVTALVGRGVWGQVNGQRVTVGSHGYFDEELPHPQIDCLAAEEAAGNGQTPLLVSMGEDYLGYITVADTVRDSSRAAIQELKQAGIHHLIMLTGDNEATARQVGAEVGVTEVRAELLPAGKLQAIEALRQQYGPVAMVGDGINDAPALARADVGIAMGAAGTAQAMETADVALLSDDLSRLPFAVRLSRAAMRTIRVNVAISLGLKLAFMLLVLQGAGTMWMAVLADVGASLLVTLNGMRLLRRPTTLGDGH from the coding sequence ATGCTCGACGAGCAACAATTCCAGATAAGGGGGATGGACTGTGCCAACTGCGCGGCCACTTTGGAGAAAGGCGTGGCGCAGTTGGCAGGCGTGGGCCAGTGCCACGTCAATTTTGCCACGGAGATGATGCGGGTCGGGGGCACGGTCGCACCCGAATCCGTGGTAGCGCGCGTGCGCGAATTGGGGTACGACGTAGCGGCGACAGACACGCCCCGCGACGCCGCCGCCACGCCCACGCCCCGTTTTCTGGCATTTCTGTGGCAGCAGCGGGACACGCGGCTGGCGCTCTTGGGAGCCATTCTTATCCTGCCGGGCCTGCTCTTCAACGAACTGCTGCCCTTTCTGGGCTGGGAACACCCGCTGCTCAACGTTACCTCCATCGCGGCCATGATGGTGGCGGGGTATCCCATTGCCATGAGCGCGTGGCGCGCCCTGCGCATCAACCGGGAAATCAACATCAATGTATTGATGACGATTGCCAGCCTGGGCGCGGTCGCCATTGGCGCGTACACCGAAGGGGGGCTGGTGATGGTGTTGTTTGCCATTGGCGAGGCGCTGGAAGGGTACACGGCGCAGCGGGCGCGAAACGCGATTCGCGCCTTGATGGCTGTAGCGCCACAGGAGGCGGTGCGGCGGCACGTCTGCGTCGATTGCGCCGAACACCTGGGGCAGGATGGCTACACCGGTGGACCGTGCCCGTTTTGCCCACCATCCGAGCAGCGCGTGTCCGTGGCGGCGCTGGCGGTGGGGGATGAGATTATCGTTAAGCCGGGGGAACGCATCCCCATGGATGGCGTGATCATCAGCGGGGCGTCGAGCGTGAACCAGGCCCCAATTACGGGGGAGAGTATGCCCGTAACGAAAAGGCTGGGGGATGAGGTGTACGCGGGGGCCATTAACCTGGAAGGGGCGCTGATCCTGCGCGTGACGCATCTGGCGGCGGATAATACGATTAGCCGCGTGATTCAGATGGTGGAAGAGGCGCAGGAGAAACGCGCGCCGGCGCAGCGCCTGGTGGACCGGTTCGCCCGCGTGTACACGCCGGCGGTTGTCGCGCTGGCCGTGTTGGTGGCCGCGATCCCGCCTCTGGTCTGGGGGCAACCGTTCCTCAACCCCGACGCCACAACCCACGGATGGTTGTACCGCGCGCTGGCGCTGCTGGTGGTGGCCTGCCCGTGCGCGCTGGTGATCAGCACGCCGGTGAGCCTGATCAGCGCCATCAGCAATGCGGCTCGTCACGGTGTCCTCGTCAAGGGAGGCGCGTTTCTGGAGGCGTTGGCGGGCGTGCGCGTGATGGCTTTTGACAAGACGGGCACGTTGACGGCGGGGAAGCCGATGGTGGTGATGGTGCGGGCGGTTGAATGCCGGCATTCCGGCAATGAAAACTGCGAACCATGCGACGATTTACTGGCACTGGCCAGCGCCGTTGAGCAGCGGAGCGAACACCCCATGGCTTACGCCCTGGTGCAGGCGTCGGCGGCGCGGGGGGTGCAGCATCGGTACGCGGCAGACGACGTGACGGCGCTGGTGGGGCGCGGCGTATGGGGACAGGTCAATGGGCAGCGGGTGACGGTGGGCAGCCACGGTTATTTTGATGAGGAACTGCCGCATCCGCAAATAGATTGCCTGGCGGCGGAGGAAGCGGCAGGCAACGGCCAGACGCCGCTGTTGGTGAGCATGGGGGAGGATTATCTGGGGTATATTACGGTGGCGGATACGGTGCGGGACTCGAGTCGGGCGGCGATACAAGAGTTGAAGCAGGCGGGCATCCATCACCTCATCATGCTCACGGGGGATAATGAGGCGACCGCGCGCCAGGTTGGGGCGGAAGTGGGGGTGACAGAGGTGCGGGCGGAGCTGCTGCCTGCCGGCAAATTGCAAGCAATCGAGGCATTACGCCAACAATATGGCCCCGTGGCCATGGTGGGGGATGGGATCAACGACGCCCCGGCCCTGGCGCGCGCGGATGTGGGTATCGCCATGGGCGCGGCGGGCACAGCGCAAGCGATGGAAACGGCGGATGTGGCGCTGCTCAGCGACGATTTGAGCAGACTGCCGTTTGCCGTGCGTCTCAGCCGCGCCGCTATGCGCACGATTCGCGTGAACGTGGCGATCAGCCTGGGGCTGAAGCTGGCATTTATGCTGCTGGTGCTGCAAGGGGCGGGAACGATGTGGATGGCCGTGCTGGCGGATGTGGGCGCGTCGCTGTTGGTGACGCTCA
- a CDS encoding flippase-like domain-containing protein produces the protein MSRRKRFRQTIVPLLFWLAAGGLVWLALRGVSWREAVTALRGLDGGKVAALVGMNGLLLTLMNGRWWLVLRAQGQRLPFWRLFAYRLGAYSISFFTPGPQFGGEPFQGLMLTRRHGVAQGMAAATVTLDKALELVVSFSFLAVGIGVVGQRRLLPELTAPALPLALGLLAMPAFFLTSTISGKYPLSGAWRRLPRRWQSRFPQFSAGIQETEAIVGTFCRTYPRTLALILLLSVAAFLVLIAEYWLMLHFLGATLTATEVIMAFTVVRLSLLAPTPGALGAVEAGQVLALGALGYNPAVAISLSLISRARDVGFGLLGLAYAGWQWQNRRPGSHR, from the coding sequence ATGAGCAGAAGAAAACGCTTTCGGCAAACGATAGTACCATTGCTTTTCTGGTTGGCGGCGGGGGGGTTGGTGTGGCTGGCGCTGCGGGGGGTGTCGTGGCGGGAGGCGGTGACGGCGCTGCGGGGGTTGGATGGGGGGAAGGTGGCGGCGCTGGTGGGGATGAACGGGTTGCTGCTGACGCTGATGAACGGGCGCTGGTGGCTGGTGCTGCGGGCGCAGGGGCAGCGGTTGCCGTTCTGGCGGCTGTTCGCTTACCGACTGGGGGCGTACAGCATCAGTTTCTTCACGCCGGGGCCGCAGTTTGGCGGTGAGCCGTTCCAGGGGCTGATGCTGACGCGACGGCATGGGGTGGCGCAGGGAATGGCGGCGGCGACGGTTACGCTGGACAAGGCGCTGGAGTTGGTGGTGAGCTTCTCCTTCCTGGCGGTGGGGATTGGCGTCGTGGGACAGCGGCGGCTGTTGCCCGAACTAACCGCGCCCGCGCTGCCGCTGGCTTTGGGTTTGCTGGCAATGCCGGCATTCTTCCTCACCAGCACCATCAGCGGCAAATACCCCCTCAGCGGCGCATGGCGGCGGCTCCCGCGTCGCTGGCAAAGCCGTTTCCCGCAGTTTAGTGCCGGCATACAGGAGACAGAAGCCATTGTGGGCACATTTTGCCGCACCTACCCACGAACGCTGGCGTTGATACTGCTGCTGTCCGTGGCGGCATTCCTGGTCCTGATCGCCGAATACTGGCTCATGCTGCACTTCCTCGGCGCGACCCTGACGGCCACAGAGGTGATCATGGCCTTCACAGTGGTCCGCCTCAGCCTGCTCGCACCCACGCCGGGGGCGCTAGGAGCCGTGGAAGCCGGGCAGGTGCTGGCACTGGGGGCGCTGGGCTACAACCCGGCCGTGGCCATCAGCCTCAGCCTGATCAGCCGGGCGCGCGACGTGGGGTTTGGGCTGCTTGGATTGGCCTATGCCGGCTGGCAATGGCAAAACCGGCGACCTGGGAGCCATCGCTGA
- a CDS encoding NACHT domain-containing protein, with protein MAAISGNVLADILMQIASQDDPSLDEIEAILQATLSQTKLATARLQDLPTKRELYRAISLLDAAQSDRLQMLVTQNTLHNTLVLGRLEQLEQLLRQIGSLSEREPDIPQFDEDAALQNYLDWVQAQYDTMRVLSMTRPVPLESIYTDVYVLRKERYWREEDTAEREQLFAHRRNSFTENDRTAGVAILAQTNRLFMVGQPGVGKTTFLRWLALRAARETLAPARIPLYVELRRMNSWEGSLFSLAAHQLTLGGFPDGEDRLDDWLRQGRVLLLLDGLDEVLSERRNAVNDEIADLQKRSGESVILVTCRPHAETRRFEHVTYVQVADFTESQVNTFVRNWFDADAARGDSLLRELEKNEHQSIRELTRTPLLLALLCIAYAEKPTFPRQRGELYSRALRVVLAQWDGERGVKRDSAYGQLTPKRKDELLAHLAYHTFAQGQYFIPQPRLVALVRDFWQTWRQTLMAQQRQEYGQVYPPELPPREVNATAVIGEIAAQHGLLVAQTDDLYSFSHLTLQEYFTARYIVDNAAADTLPRLMQRVGDGRWREVFLLTAGMLYDAQAFAGEYLAALARMVAEDPVVTEMLRWGAQQSAQSWSGFKPPALRALLLYLALALARALAVTYDWGLLRDLPADTVGVIQHLRTWSGQEEVPDWLRTALTRLSAPAEDAGAAAWKSFVFEVEAILLRHWGLVQFWELSTAQVDLLASYLDANRLLLDCLALASVPDREVIEAQMLLPAQPVVGSS; from the coding sequence GTGGCCGCAATTAGCGGCAATGTTCTGGCGGATATTCTGATGCAGATTGCCAGCCAGGATGACCCGTCGCTGGACGAGATAGAGGCTATCTTGCAGGCGACGTTGAGTCAGACGAAACTGGCGACGGCGCGTCTGCAGGATTTGCCCACAAAGCGGGAGCTATATCGGGCGATCAGCCTCCTGGATGCCGCGCAAAGTGATCGGCTGCAAATGCTGGTGACCCAAAACACGCTCCATAACACCCTTGTGTTGGGCCGTTTGGAGCAGTTAGAGCAGTTGTTGCGGCAGATCGGGAGTCTGAGCGAACGGGAGCCGGACATACCCCAATTTGACGAAGACGCTGCTTTGCAAAATTACCTGGATTGGGTGCAGGCGCAGTATGACACGATGCGCGTCTTGAGCATGACGCGCCCTGTGCCTTTGGAATCTATCTACACGGATGTGTACGTGCTGCGCAAAGAGCGTTATTGGCGTGAAGAAGACACAGCGGAACGAGAGCAGTTGTTTGCGCACAGGCGTAATTCCTTTACTGAAAACGATCGCACTGCAGGGGTTGCCATACTGGCGCAAACGAATCGCCTGTTCATGGTGGGACAGCCAGGGGTGGGCAAGACGACGTTTCTGCGCTGGCTGGCGTTGCGAGCGGCGCGGGAGACGCTTGCGCCTGCCAGAATTCCCCTTTACGTGGAATTGCGGCGCATGAATTCATGGGAGGGGAGCTTGTTTAGCCTGGCGGCGCACCAGTTGACGCTGGGCGGTTTTCCTGATGGGGAGGACAGGCTGGATGACTGGCTGCGCCAGGGGCGGGTGTTGCTGCTGCTGGACGGCCTGGATGAGGTACTGTCGGAGCGGCGGAATGCTGTCAACGACGAAATAGCCGATCTGCAAAAGAGGAGCGGGGAGAGCGTCATTCTCGTGACCTGCCGCCCCCATGCGGAGACGCGACGATTTGAGCATGTTACCTATGTTCAGGTAGCTGACTTCACCGAATCCCAGGTGAATACATTTGTGCGCAACTGGTTTGACGCAGACGCGGCTCGCGGCGACAGTTTGCTGCGGGAACTGGAGAAGAATGAGCATCAAAGTATTCGTGAATTGACGCGCACACCGCTGCTGCTGGCGCTGCTGTGCATTGCTTATGCCGAAAAGCCTACCTTTCCCCGCCAGCGCGGCGAGTTGTATAGTCGCGCGCTGCGCGTGGTGTTGGCGCAGTGGGACGGCGAACGCGGTGTCAAACGGGATTCCGCTTATGGGCAGTTGACGCCCAAGAGAAAGGATGAGCTATTAGCCCACCTGGCGTATCATACCTTTGCGCAGGGGCAGTATTTTATTCCCCAGCCAAGGCTGGTTGCGCTGGTGCGAGATTTCTGGCAGACGTGGCGGCAAACGCTGATGGCGCAGCAGCGACAGGAATATGGGCAGGTATATCCACCCGAGCTGCCGCCGCGAGAGGTGAATGCGACCGCTGTCATTGGGGAAATAGCGGCCCAACATGGTTTGCTGGTGGCGCAGACGGATGATCTGTATTCCTTCTCTCACCTGACGCTGCAAGAGTATTTTACGGCGCGCTACATTGTGGACAATGCGGCCGCGGACACGCTGCCGCGGTTGATGCAGCGCGTCGGGGATGGCCGCTGGCGCGAGGTGTTTTTGCTCACGGCGGGGATGCTTTATGACGCGCAGGCATTTGCCGGGGAGTACCTGGCGGCGCTGGCGCGCATGGTGGCGGAAGACCCGGTGGTGACAGAGATGCTGCGATGGGGTGCGCAGCAAAGCGCGCAGTCGTGGAGCGGCTTTAAGCCGCCCGCGCTGCGCGCTTTGCTGCTTTACCTCGCCCTCGCCCTCGCCCGCGCCCTCGCTGTCACCTATGATTGGGGTTTGCTGCGCGATCTACCTGCGGACACAGTCGGCGTCATTCAGCATTTGCGGACCTGGAGCGGCCAGGAGGAAGTGCCAGATTGGCTGCGAACCGCGTTGACAAGACTTTCCGCGCCGGCGGAAGATGCCGGCGCCGCCGCCTGGAAATCGTTTGTGTTCGAAGTAGAAGCAATCCTGCTGCGGCATTGGGGCCTGGTGCAGTTTTGGGAACTGTCTACAGCGCAGGTTGATTTGCTCGCATCCTACCTGGACGCAAACCGCCTGTTGTTGGATTGCCTGGCGCTGGCTTCCGTCCCGGACCGGGAAGTAATCGAGGCACAAATGCTGCTCCCCGCGCAACCGGTTGTGGGCAGCAGTTAG
- a CDS encoding CDP-alcohol phosphatidyltransferase family protein: protein MLTPANRGPVPLPLRRRWVLTAVAYTLALLGLHQTLSASWGFDYANKWAFTAALALGLLLWLLHRYLPLNHAPDGITPRATLGPGNALTLLRGGLVGLMTGFLFLPSPPGWLGWLPAALYTASAFIDLFDGFAARRAGHATRLGEVLDVEFDALSVLLVAALVVWYGKLPWWFLLLATFRYLYMLGLHARARRGLPNAPSPPSVFRRAVAGVFMSFLTVLLWPIVRPPGTTIAAIVFCLPYTAIFLRDWLVASHAVDLHAPAYRRFWLRPVRFAQTWLPLVLRALLLGLLLLAFANDLRPAWTPFLQTGFHLTAAPPLLAALNTLTLLAILLVVLGILPHFTALWLILAAAADILGAVLTWPNALLLAAACALALLGGGRFALWQPDHHGIFHHRMGENQGAQGGGKKVNPP from the coding sequence ATGCTCACGCCCGCCAACCGTGGTCCCGTGCCCCTGCCGCTGCGCCGCCGCTGGGTCCTCACCGCCGTCGCCTACACCCTCGCCCTTCTGGGTCTCCACCAGACTCTCTCCGCCTCCTGGGGTTTCGACTATGCGAATAAGTGGGCGTTCACGGCGGCGCTGGCGCTGGGTCTGCTCCTCTGGCTCTTGCACCGCTATCTGCCCCTCAACCACGCCCCAGACGGCATCACGCCCCGTGCTACCCTCGGTCCGGGCAATGCGCTCACCCTACTGCGTGGCGGACTCGTCGGCCTGATGACCGGCTTTCTCTTTTTGCCGTCGCCGCCAGGCTGGCTCGGTTGGCTCCCCGCCGCGCTCTACACCGCCTCCGCTTTTATCGATCTGTTCGATGGCTTCGCCGCTCGCCGTGCCGGCCACGCCACCCGGTTGGGCGAGGTTCTGGACGTGGAGTTTGACGCCCTCAGTGTGCTGCTGGTAGCCGCCCTCGTCGTCTGGTATGGCAAACTCCCCTGGTGGTTCCTGCTGCTGGCAACTTTTCGCTACCTCTACATGCTCGGCCTGCACGCGCGCGCCCGTCGCGGCCTGCCCAACGCCCCCAGCCCCCCCAGCGTCTTCCGCCGCGCCGTCGCCGGCGTCTTCATGAGCTTCCTCACCGTCCTTCTCTGGCCCATCGTCCGCCCCCCCGGAACCACCATCGCCGCCATCGTCTTCTGCCTTCCCTACACCGCCATTTTCCTGCGCGATTGGCTCGTCGCCAGCCACGCCGTAGACCTCCACGCCCCCGCCTACCGCCGCTTTTGGCTCCGGCCCGTCCGGTTCGCCCAGACCTGGCTGCCCCTGGTCCTGCGCGCGCTGCTCCTCGGCCTTCTCCTCCTCGCCTTCGCCAACGACCTGCGCCCCGCCTGGACCCCCTTTCTGCAAACGGGCTTCCACCTCACCGCCGCGCCCCCGCTGCTGGCCGCCCTCAACACCCTCACCCTGCTCGCCATCCTCCTCGTCGTCCTCGGCATCCTCCCCCACTTCACCGCCCTCTGGCTCATCCTCGCCGCCGCCGCCGACATCCTCGGCGCGGTCCTCACCTGGCCCAACGCCCTCCTCCTCGCCGCCGCCTGCGCCCTCGCCCTCCTCGGCGGCGGCCGCTTCGCCCTCTGGCAGCCCGACCACCACGGCATCTTCCACCACCGCATGGGAGAAAACCAGGGGGCGCAAGGCGGAGGGAAGAAGGTTAACCCTCCATGA
- a CDS encoding acyl-CoA thioesterase: protein MKKLAREYPFTYHLEVEFRHLDPMGHVNNAVFFTYMESARVRYFTKFFELGTSPLDMPLILAEASCTYKSPAYFGEELTVGVAITEFGNRSFRMAYRIDGDEDRLIARGTTVIVMYDYSVGRSVPVPEEFKQAVHAFQKDWRLLSE, encoded by the coding sequence ATGAAAAAACTCGCCCGCGAATACCCATTCACCTACCATCTCGAAGTCGAATTTCGCCATCTCGACCCCATGGGGCACGTCAACAACGCCGTCTTCTTCACCTACATGGAAAGCGCGCGCGTGCGTTACTTCACTAAGTTCTTTGAGCTAGGAACCAGCCCCCTGGACATGCCCCTCATCCTGGCCGAAGCCAGTTGTACCTACAAATCCCCCGCTTACTTTGGCGAGGAACTCACAGTCGGCGTCGCCATCACCGAGTTTGGCAATCGCAGTTTCCGCATGGCCTACCGCATTGATGGCGATGAGGATCGCCTGATTGCCCGCGGCACCACCGTCATCGTCATGTACGATTACAGCGTCGGCCGCTCCGTGCCCGTCCCCGAAGAATTCAAGCAAGCCGTACACGCTTTTCAAAAAGATTGGCGACTGCTGTCCGAATAA
- a CDS encoding NAD(P)/FAD-dependent oxidoreductase, which yields MDEQPGVVVTTDTVIVGASAAGLAVGACLRRTDVPFVLLEQAQQVGAAWRRHYERLHLHTSRGLSGLPYWPMPRDYPRYPSRQQVVDYLEQYAAHFQLQPHFEQTVIDVRQGAESWETRTADTCYRSRHLVIATGYTRQPHMPTWPGQEAFAGPVLHSSAYRNGAPFRGGEVLVVGFGNSGGEIAIDLHEHGARPALAVRSAVNVVPRDLLGIPILGWGIALSLFPAPVADFLAAPLLRLSIGDLTRAGLRKLPYGPNTQMREHARIPLLDVGTMRLIRQGQVRLFPGIDHFVPEGVVFTDGRQAHFDAVVLATGYRPALADFLRPAAEVTDAVGVPLVSGSEAALPGLYFCGFYASPTGMLREIGLEARRIAAAIAAT from the coding sequence ATGGATGAACAACCGGGGGTGGTAGTGACGACGGATACCGTGATCGTGGGCGCGAGCGCGGCGGGTTTGGCCGTGGGAGCGTGTCTGCGACGGACGGATGTGCCGTTTGTGCTGCTAGAGCAGGCGCAGCAGGTGGGAGCCGCGTGGCGACGACACTACGAACGGTTGCATTTGCACACCAGTCGGGGCCTCTCCGGGCTGCCCTATTGGCCGATGCCGCGCGATTATCCGCGTTATCCGTCGCGGCAGCAGGTGGTGGATTACCTGGAGCAGTATGCGGCGCACTTCCAGTTGCAGCCGCACTTTGAGCAAACGGTGATTGACGTGCGCCAGGGGGCGGAAAGCTGGGAGACGCGCACGGCGGATACGTGCTATCGGTCGCGCCATCTGGTGATTGCCACGGGTTACACACGCCAGCCGCATATGCCCACCTGGCCGGGACAGGAGGCGTTCGCGGGGCCGGTGCTGCACAGTTCGGCGTATCGCAATGGGGCGCCTTTTCGCGGTGGGGAGGTGTTGGTGGTGGGATTCGGCAATTCCGGCGGGGAGATTGCCATTGATTTGCACGAACATGGCGCCAGGCCGGCGCTGGCCGTGCGCAGCGCCGTCAATGTCGTGCCAAGAGACCTGCTGGGCATTCCCATTTTGGGGTGGGGAATTGCCCTGAGCCTTTTCCCCGCGCCTGTGGCGGATTTCCTGGCCGCGCCCCTGCTGCGCCTATCGATTGGCGATCTCACCCGCGCTGGGCTGCGCAAGTTGCCCTATGGCCCCAACACGCAAATGCGCGAACACGCGCGCATCCCCCTGCTGGACGTGGGGACCATGCGGTTGATTCGGCAAGGGCAGGTGCGCCTCTTTCCGGGCATTGACCATTTTGTGCCGGAGGGTGTGGTCTTTACGGACGGGCGGCAGGCGCACTTTGACGCCGTGGTGCTGGCGACGGGATACCGACCGGCGCTGGCGGATTTCCTGCGCCCGGCGGCGGAAGTGACGGACGCGGTGGGCGTGCCACTGGTCAGCGGGAGCGAAGCGGCGCTGCCGGGGTTGTATTTCTGCGGATTTTACGCGTCGCCCACGGGGATGCTGCGCGAAATTGGACTTGAGGCGCGGCGAATTGCGGCGGCAATTGCGGCGACGTGA
- a CDS encoding RsmD family RNA methyltransferase, with the protein MLMVLSHFQAAEMLRAREAGLTEVVSSIDLRMTTMTARPGTDGVWLAEGVMVSWAQVAEIADNPTACYEVLAGEIVPIRAFSQMTGRFYSLLPTEGAPTMLVAGFPMHRIKGIDPHRDTLNKIKALGTPRGRLLDTATGLGYTAIEAAKTADEVVTVELDAAAQGICRRNPWSQGLFRNAKIRQIMGDSYEVIETFAAGTFSCILHDPPTFSLAGELYSRHFYEEAYRVLRARGRLFHYIGDPSSKSGANITRGVVRRLQEAGFGRVVAKPRAYGVVAYKSG; encoded by the coding sequence ATGTTGATGGTGCTTTCCCATTTCCAGGCGGCGGAGATGCTGCGGGCGCGAGAAGCGGGGCTGACGGAGGTCGTGTCTTCTATTGATCTGCGCATGACGACGATGACCGCGCGACCGGGGACGGATGGCGTCTGGCTGGCGGAGGGCGTGATGGTGTCCTGGGCGCAAGTGGCGGAGATCGCGGACAATCCCACCGCCTGCTATGAGGTCCTGGCGGGGGAAATCGTTCCGATCCGCGCTTTTTCGCAAATGACCGGGCGGTTTTACAGCCTGTTGCCGACGGAGGGCGCGCCGACGATGCTGGTGGCGGGGTTTCCCATGCACCGTATCAAGGGGATTGATCCGCACCGAGATACCCTGAATAAAATCAAGGCATTGGGCACGCCGCGCGGGCGCCTGTTGGATACGGCCACGGGATTGGGGTATACGGCCATCGAGGCGGCGAAGACGGCGGACGAGGTGGTGACGGTGGAGTTGGACGCGGCGGCGCAGGGGATTTGCCGGCGCAATCCCTGGTCGCAAGGTCTGTTTCGTAACGCCAAAATCCGCCAGATTATGGGTGATAGCTATGAAGTGATTGAGACATTCGCGGCAGGGACGTTTTCCTGCATCTTGCATGATCCGCCGACCTTTAGCCTGGCGGGGGAGTTGTATTCCCGGCATTTTTATGAAGAAGCGTATCGCGTGCTGCGGGCGCGGGGGCGCCTGTTTCATTACATTGGCGACCCCAGCAGCAAGAGCGGCGCGAATATCACGAGGGGCGTGGTGCGGCGGTTGCAAGAGGCGGGATTTGGGCGGGTGGTGGCGAAGCCGCGGGCGTATGGGGTGGTTGCTTATAAGAGTGGGTGA
- a CDS encoding META domain-containing protein yields the protein MSNNYHKFTTLLVTLSLILILGTACISGGESAAPEDNLDGTQWILTAMGPESNPTTPLPDAPIDLAFKDARVLGTGGCNRYFADYTLAAKDKITIGLPGVTMMACRQEIMDHESQYLAALQNATSYTLTQDTLRIFYPDGVLQFAAFVEPADLPLEGTVWQLTTFVTADTARSLLNGTEITATFAQGQVNGSAGCNRYFADYETNGETITFSPPGSTRMACAPEIMDQENEFLATMQAVTSFQIVGEQITLSGEMGTLIFHGTPVDESAP from the coding sequence ATGTCAAACAATTACCACAAATTTACCACCCTGCTCGTCACCCTTTCGCTGATCCTTATTCTTGGCACAGCCTGCATTTCCGGCGGCGAATCTGCCGCCCCGGAAGACAACCTGGATGGCACGCAATGGATACTCACGGCGATGGGGCCGGAAAGCAACCCGACCACGCCGCTGCCTGACGCGCCCATTGATCTCGCCTTCAAGGATGCCAGAGTGCTGGGAACCGGCGGCTGCAACCGTTATTTCGCCGACTACACTCTCGCGGCCAAGGATAAAATAACCATTGGTTTGCCTGGCGTCACGATGATGGCCTGCCGGCAAGAAATCATGGACCATGAAAGCCAGTACCTTGCCGCCCTGCAAAATGCCACATCCTATACATTGACCCAAGACACGCTGCGCATTTTCTACCCGGACGGCGTGCTGCAATTCGCCGCCTTTGTAGAACCTGCCGACCTGCCCCTCGAAGGAACCGTCTGGCAGTTGACGACATTCGTCACCGCGGACACAGCTCGCTCCCTGCTCAACGGCACGGAAATCACGGCCACCTTCGCGCAAGGCCAGGTCAACGGCAGCGCCGGCTGCAATCGCTACTTCGCCGATTACGAAACCAACGGCGAAACCATCACATTCTCCCCGCCCGGCAGCACGCGCATGGCCTGCGCCCCGGAAATCATGGACCAGGAGAACGAATTTCTGGCGACGATGCAGGCGGTCACCTCGTTCCAGATTGTCGGGGAACAGATCACATTGTCCGGCGAGATGGGCACGCTCATCTTTCACGGCACGCCGGTTGACGAGTCCGCGCCCTGA